From Nicotiana tabacum cultivar K326 chromosome 22, ASM71507v2, whole genome shotgun sequence, one genomic window encodes:
- the LOC107765551 gene encoding putative LRR receptor-like serine/threonine-protein kinase At1g74360, whose protein sequence is MSKGESHTLLPIALLNFFILITGKLVCGDSLETDKQLLLNLKSFLEDQNPIDRGFKYTQWNPTDLSPCKWPGISCNTISNRVTGIDLSGNNLAGKLFYNFSSITELTSLDLSKNTFSGSVPTDLGRCQNLKFLNLSRNIIDGEFNWTGLNKLEVLDLTMNRIHRLTIPESCDNLVVANISSNNFTGEIGNVFDQCWNLKYLDLSCNELTGNLSLRFDKLNMFSASHNQFRSSLPSWIFTQHCSLLVLDLSENLLFGELPKSISNCKGLLKLNLWGNSFSGSIPREIGSVLNLKELSLGSNNFSSDIPDTLSGLSKMVFLDLSKNNFGGEIQEIFGQLTQVRFLMLHGNSYIGGIVSSGIPNLVNLSRLDLSDNQFSGPLPVEISRMKGLEFLILAYNQFTGNIPSEYGDLLKVQALDLSSNRLTGLIPPSFGKLRSLLWLMLANNSLNGEIPPELGNCSSLLWLNLANNQLSGSIPPQLASIGANPMPTFLLNRKKDEVSAGSGDCFAMRRWIPADYPPFSFIYPLLTGKNCRSLGDNLFKGYVLVPVCEFGSNVRINQVPGYIQLSENKLSGEIPPEIGKMKNISMLHLGANEFSGRLPLEIAQVQAVVLNVSKNKFSGEIPKQIGYIKCLLNLDLSFNNFSGPFPASFSNLHDLSKFNISYNPYMYGSVPETGQMLTFEKSSFLGNPLLHLPSFMHNSTDNTKRNMNENHKRRPTKVGALLVILVLVVAFLICGVMSLLVCLVIKCPRNTPGHFLENTQGRHDLPVSSGVSSSGMSDDVKVIRLDRTSFTHSDILKATWNFSNDRIIGRGGFGIVYRGVLPDGREVAVKKLQREGIEGEKEFRAEMEVLSRNGSGWPHPNLVTLYGWCLDGSEKLLVYEYMEGGTLDDVITDRTRFTWKRRIQAAIDVARALVYLHHECYPCIVHRDVKASNVLLDKDGKAKVTDFGLARVMNSEHTHVSTMVAGTIGYVAPEYGQTMQATTKGDVYSYGVLAMELATGRHAIDGGEECLVEWATRVMGYGNKGFTRAMIPVAVLVSGLVEGAEEMCELLRIGIRCTAENPYDRPNMKEVLDMLISIPSSHRGSTRSFGSCRSSSPLL, encoded by the exons ATGTCAAAAGGGGAATCTCATACTCTTCTTCCCATTGCATTACTTAATTTCTTCATTCTCATAACAG GTAAGCTTGTTTGTGGAGATTCACTGGAGACTGACAAGCAATTACTTTTGAACTTGAAGTCATTTCTTGAGGATCAAAATCCTATTGACAGAGGATTTAAATACACACAATGGAATCCTACAGATTTGTCACCTTGCAAATGGCCTGGTATTTCATGCAATACTATCAGCAATCGTGTCACTGGAATCGATCTCTCGGGCAACAACCTGGCCGggaaattgttttataatttctCATCCATTACAGAATTGACCTCACTTGACCTGTCCAAGAACACATTTTCAGGATCCGTTCCAACAGACTTAGGCCGGTGTCAAAATCTGAAGTTCTTGAACTTGTCACGCAATATTATTGATGGTGAGTTCAACTGGACTGGTCTAAACAAGCTGGAAGTTCTTGATTTGACAATGAACAGGATTCATCGGTTAACAATCCCTGAGAGTTGTGACAATTTAGTTGTTGCAAATATTTCTAGTAACAATTTCACTGGTGAAATTGGAAATGTATTTGAtcagtgttggaatctgaagtaTCTTGATCTTAGCTGCAATGAATTGACAGGGAATTTATCACTCAGGTTTGATAAGCTGAACATGTTTTCAGCATCTCATAATCAATTCAGGAGTTCTCTACCTTCCTGGATTTTCACCCAACATTGCTCTTTGCTAGTTTTGGATTTATCAGAAAATCTATTATTTGGAGAATTGCCAAAATCCATTTCTAATTGTAAAGGATTACTAAAGTTGAATTTGTGGGGCAACAGTTTTTCAGGGTCAATCCCTAGAGAGATTGGATCAGTACTGAATCTTAAAGAACTTTCCTTAGGAAGTAATAACTTTTCAAGTGATATTCCAGATACACTATCAGGCCTAAGCAAAATGGTCTTTTTGGACCTAAGTAAAAACAACTTTGGAGGAGAAATACAAGAAATTTTTGGGCAATTGACACAGGTGAGATTTCTCATGTTGCATGGAAACTCTTATATTGGAGGCATAGTGTCATCAGGTATTCCGAACTTGGTGAACCTTTCGCGGTTGGACTTAAGTGATAACCAGTTCTCTGGTCCATTACCAGTTGAAATTTCGCGGATGAAAGGTTTGGAGTTTTTGATTCTTGCTTACAACCAGTTTACTGGCAATATACCTTCAGAATATGGAGATCTTCTTAAAGTTCAGGCTCTTGATCTTTCCTCTAATAGGTTAACAGGTTTAATACCACCAAGTTTTGGGAAGCTAAGGTCACTATTGTGGTTAATGCTCGCAAACAATTCATTGAACGGTGAAATCCCACCGGAGTTAGGGAACTGCAGCAGCTTGTTATGGTTGAATCTCGCGAATAATCAACTTTCTGGTTCAATTCCTCCTCAATTAGCAAGTATTGGTGCAAATCCAATGCCTACTTTTTTATTGAATAGGAAAAAAGATGAGGTCAGTGCTGGCTCGGGCGACTGCTTTGCGATGAGGAGGTGGATACCAGCTGACTACCCTCCATTTAGCTTTATATATCCTCTATTAACAGGGAAGAATTGTAGAAGCCTAGGGGATAACTTGTTTAAAGGGTATGTTTTAGTTCCAGTCTGTGAATTTGGTAGTAATGTCCGAATAAATCAGGTACCGGGCTATATTCAACTTAGTGAAAACAAATTGTCTGGTGAGATTCCTCCTGAGATTGGCAAGATGAAGAACATAAGTATGTTGCATTTGGGAGCTAATGAATTTTCCGGTAGGCTCCCTTTGGAGATTGCACAAGTGCAAGCAGTAGTCCTTAATGTTTCAAAGAACAAATTTTCTGGTGAAATACCAAAGCAGATTGGCTATATCAAGTGCTTGCTAAATCTTGACCTATCATTTAACAATTTTTCTGGTCCATTCCCAGCTAGCTTTAGTaacttgcatgatctgagcaaatTCAACATCTCTTACAACCCATACATGTATGGATCTGTACCAGAAACCGGGCAAATGCTTACGTTTGAGAAGTCATCATTTCTTGGTAATCCGTTGTTGCATCTTCCGTCCTTCATGCACAACTCTACGGACAATACTAAAAGAAACATGAACGAAAATCACAAAAGGCGGCCCACAAAGGTGGGTGCGCTTTTGGTAATTTTGGTTCTGGTAGTAGCTTTTCTAATCTGTGGAGTCATGTCACTCCTTGTCTGCCTTGTTATAAAATGCCCCAGAAATACACCAGGACACTTTCTGGAGAATACACAGGGCCGACATGATTTGCCAGTAAGTTCAGGTGTATCCTCTTCGGGGATGTCTGATGATGTTAAGGTTATCCGTTTGGACAGAACAAGCTTCACACATTCTGACATACTGAAGGCCACGTGGAACTTCTCGAACGATAGAATTATTGGGAGGGGAGGATTTGGAATAGTTTATCGTGGAGTCTTGCCTGATGGAAGGGAAGTAGCAGTGAAGAAGCTACAAAGGGAAGGAATTGAGGGAGAAAAAGAGTTCAGAGCTGAAATGGAAGTGCTCAGTAGAAATGGCTCAGGTTGGCCTCATCCGAACCTTGTAACTCTTTACGGGTGGTGCCTTGATGGATCAGAGAAACTGCTAGTCTATGAATACATGGAAGGTGGAACATTAGACGACGTCATAACAGATAGAACAAGGTTTACATGGAAGAGAAGAATACAAGCAGCAATCGATGTGGCACGTGCTTTAGTCTACTTACACCACGAGTGCTACCCTTGCATTGTTCACAGAGATGTCAAGGCTAGTAATGTGCTCCTTGACAAGGATGGAAAGGCAAAAGTTACAGATTTTGGCCTTGCTAGGGTCATGAATTCTGAACATACTCATGTTAGCACAATGGTGGCCGGGACTATTGGTTATGTTGCACCAGAATATGGGCAGACAATGCAGGCCACTACAAAAGGAGATGTGTACAGCTATGGTGTGCTAGCTATGGAGCTAGCAACAGGGAGGCATGCTATAGACGGAGGCGAAGAATGTCTAGTTGAATGGGCAACAAGGGTCATGGGATATGGAAATAAAGGGTTTACTAGAGCCATGATCCCGGTTGCTGTATTAGTATCTGGACTGGTAGAGGGAGCAGAAGAAATGTGTGAATTGCTTAGGATTGGGATAAGGTGCACGGCTGAAAACCCTTATGATCGGCCTAACATGAAGGAAGTTTTAGATATGTTGATTAGTATTCCTAGCAGCCATAGGGGATCCACGCGTAGCTTTGGATCCTGTCGTAGTTCTTCTCCATTATTATGA